TTTATTCTAAGGTTAGCACAAGGTCTGTAAATGTCTATTAAAAgaatagttaaaaaataaaatcaaatgtacACAATTTTCCCCTCTAGTCAATTACCATGCAAGTCATATTTGATGTGTTCACTTACAACATTAGTAATTCATTACAGTTACGAGGCAAATTTAGCTAACTTTTGCGATCCTACCACCTGCCTATTGAATCCACTCCCTTCCTCTATGCTCCAGACTGCTATTATCAATGGAtccataacatctggtcatgtaccaactaccttcaaaagagcaagggttattcccatcctgaagaaacctgctctggatccatcagacatcagtaaaaGTAACAGTAACATcaggtatcacttctctcttttctttcaaaagttCTTAaatgcattgtctataatcaactgtctgccTATCTCTCTCAGAACAACCTCCAATATCCcgaccagtctggctttaaagcagtaCATTcaacagagacagcccttttggatgtccctgagaaactacatgatgctagatcagccaagctgtcatctgtcctcatcctccttgacctttcagcagtgtCTGATacagtcaaccacaagactctcttgtccatcCTCAGGAGTCtgatttgtggatcagcttgggatTGCTtagcttcctacctggaaggacgctcatatcaggtaacatggaggggagtgacatctgctccatgcagactctccactggtgtcccacagggctcagtacttggtcctctccttttctccctgtatactcactctcttggtaaagttatttcctcacatgggttctcttaccactgctatgctgatgatactcaaCTTATCTTTTCTTTCCCGCAGATACCACAACCTCTattcggatctcagcatgtctggcagacctATCACTGTGGATGAtggctcatcagttgaagctcaatcctagcaaaactgaaatgctgatcatcccaggtgattcatccaaaggacatgatcttgcaatatccctgcataacgatctgaACCCTTCAGTCACAGTTTGCAACCTTGGGTTAaccatgttgctaatgtgacacgctcatgtcggttccttctctataacattagaaggatttggtCATTTTTGTTCACACAGGCTGCCCAGgaacttgttcagtctcttgttcagtcaagactggactactgcaactcactgctgtcaggtctacctatgaacgcaatctgtcaaataatccaaaatgcagctgtacgacttgttttcaacctgccaaagttctcacattACACCACTATGCTGCAATACCTCCACTGGATTCCTGtggctgcacgcatcagattcaataCACTGATACTTGCCTACAAAGttaaaaatggaccagctccctcttacctcaaagcccacatcactcctcacactgcacctcacaccctcagagctaccagcgctgctcgactggtcccaccatctctcagggtaagaggcaagtatacaacgactcttttctgttctggcaccaagatggtggaatgaacttccccatGGCattggacagctgagtcactggctattttcaaacttcatcttattcatgaaacaattaaactagcactttcttccctgtttgtggtatgtgtgtatttaaaaaaccccaaaacaaacaaacaaaaactttgaacattgatttaggctcatggtatcttacgTCTGTATTGTTTACAGCTAGAcgttttatgtgtatttatttatttacttcataaTCATCAAACAATAGACTACAGAGACTATccacaaaaataaaagtgtaaatgcAACCAAAATCTGAGATGCATTTCATATGAGAAATGTAAATACATCAATCTATCAAAGGCACATCCCTGTGAGTAGGTGATGTACATTCAGCTACACTGTGCTGGTAGAAGTGGTAggtattcatattttttttaccgTTTACTGTTTTCCATACTTGCACCTCAACCTCCGTGGCTCCTTGTCTCTCAATGGCAATTTTTCGCACTGTATCTTCCTCACGTGCAGCAGATGAAAATTCAACTTTATACACCAGAAGATTGTTATTGTCCTGTCCTGGATAATAATCTGTCCTATTGTTCTCATTCTTACTCTCTGTCAGatatggaaaaaatataaaagaaattccAACATGTAAAACACCCAGGGACATATACTGTAGGATCACTGGACAATAAGCTGAAGGAGTGTTATGCTACCTGGGCAAATTTTACAGCATTTCCCTTCTATCTTCATGGGGTGTTTGCATGGGTACTGGTTGGGGCAGGTGAGGCGTCGGCACTCCTGAAGGCCATCTCTACAGGTGCACAGGATGCACTCCAGAACTTTCCCCAGCATGGGGTGCCACACATCACCATGGGAGTAGGTCTTCCCACTGTACGTGCAAGCTTAGACAAACGACTGTGAGAAAGTACTGGCTCCAAAAATATTTtgcctactgtatgtgttgCTGTTTGTATTTTCTGCACATCCGCTTATAAGTATAACTGAAAAgatcttgtcttgtcttctgCATATAATCTCACATGTATACTAGAGATTTGTATTTAAGAACTGTTACTATAATCATAAACCACTGTCATGCACTTATCCCAAGATGCTTATTTATAGTTTGCTAATACTGAACATCCTTTCACACAGTATTATTTGTCTTTATAGCATGTtgttaatgtatgtatgtataatgaTGTATTATCTCACTATCTGCTGTCACCCATAAAAGTATATGTTTGCTTTTGACTCTGCCTGCTCTCAAGTTTATTCCTCATATTGTTTTgtcgtttttctttttcttgctcattaaggaaatctaaatctaaaaactacatccagatttctgtaatGCTGCATTCTGACTAATTAGTTCTATTGATTAAAGTGCTATTAAATTGATTAAAGTGCTAAAAGTAGTTTAATCATATATGTTTTCTCAGAAATCATATAATGTTAGCTAATGCTAGCTACGTGGCAAAGAAACCGTGTCCACTCTTCCCTACTGACTAATTCAGCTAGAGATCTTGGGGAGCTCACCTCTTTGGTGCTGTCGCTCTAAGAGGATCTTCACTGTTGTATCAGCTGCTCCTTTAAGGTGCAGTGTTTGTATGTTAAGGCCTCTCAGTGAACCTCTAATTGCGGCTGGTGTTACACGTGTTGCTTGGTTCTTCATCTGTTCTCCAGGGCACTGGTCCACAGAATGCCTCTTTGGTTTGAGGAGATAAAAGAGAAGATCTTGGGTCTTTGTAATTGACTCACAGCTAATTTGCCCTTTCAAACAGCTTATTTTAACAAAACTGAATGTGCTTcaaaacatttaatacatttcttttaattaagGACTTTTGctttcacaaaaaaatgctGAACATGTAAATCTTAATCCAGCTCTTATAGCCTGACTCTGCAAGGGGTTTTAGTGCACACCTGCCCTTTATGGATAAGCCTGAAAACCCCTGCATCATATTATCACATATGTATAATGTTAAATTTCACTGGAAATCGTACAATTGAGCACTAGGCTATGCAGAGCAGATTTAtcgatataaatgtaaaaatgtattatgtatgAGTAATGATGCACTGTTAATAACAAGTACATgtacataataaatacatactaCTCCTCGGTTCAGCTGATGCCCTCCATCATCATTTGAATCATCAGGTGGACCCTCTGatcatgaaagaaaaacaagagtcAGGTTGCCTCCTTAAATCTGCTTGAAAACTGCATGTATACTACTATTTATatacaattcattttaaaacatgagCATGATGCACACATGATGCACGCATGATGTTTATAATTACAACTTATAAAGTGAATCAAGTGAATTCTTGAATCTAACTGGCCAGAAggtattgattcattttctaaagcAGCAGCAGTTTTGACTATAAAGCTAGTAATTCAAATGATACGTAATGACTTCTGTACATACATAGGTAATTATACTTAATGTCTTCTTACAACTTCTGTAAGTcaatctggataagggcatccgccaaatgctgtaattttTAAAGTGCTCATTCTATGATTATATAAATGATCGTTTTTTAAAGCAGCAACTCAAAATTTACATAATTGACAtctaacaaaaaatgaaaatgtgtcgttatttaacaaagagaaacattatacagtaatagatatggtgaagttttctatgaagaaacatttataaattatgGAAAGAATTTTCAGCGACAGACTTTTGTTACTGCTTCTAAGTTTTCCACTAGAGTTTCATGATAGAAGACTTGGCACTTtatcagtaacatg
This genomic interval from Tachysurus vachellii isolate PV-2020 chromosome 17, HZAU_Pvac_v1, whole genome shotgun sequence contains the following:
- the chrdl2 gene encoding chordin-like protein 2 isoform X2 produces the protein MFCMRCACTESGHVKCNPIKCPTLRCDNPVTDSRQCCPRCADEQRSPAGLRAPVKTCRYNGTTYKMGETFTNHDLFPSRQSNQCVMCTCSGGNIFCGLKTCQSITCSSPISVPDTCCFVCKEGPPDDSNDDGGHQLNRGVRHSVDQCPGEQMKNQATRVTPAAIRGSLRGLNIQTLHLKGAADTTVKILLERQHQRACTYSGKTYSHGDVWHPMLGKVLECILCTCRDGLQECRRLTCPNQYPCKHPMKIEGKCCKICPESKNENNRTDYYPGQDNNNLLVYKVEFSSAAREEDTVRKIAIERQGATEVEVQVWKTVNGVLHLMETGDVQKKDLIEHPENYILLTTLDEDAWRKFKEEEDKEKDFSRNRTCEDGIKEVVKYLNPDQLDILCTS